From Rhineura floridana isolate rRhiFlo1 chromosome 12, rRhiFlo1.hap2, whole genome shotgun sequence:
AGACCTTATCAGTTCTCATGGTATCAACCCTGGGGACTGCCAAGTTTGGCTCTCTCCTGCTACCAGGCTCCTGATTTAGCTCACCAAGTGATAAGTCTGTGGATATAGTCTGAGCTGACGTTTGACGCCATCCAGACCTTCTTTGTTCTTCAGGAAGACATCCAGAATGGTGAGTAcctggcatctctctctctttctctctctctctctgctttgcaAATTCTTTGTAGCAATGGGTATTTGGGTGATTGTGCATAAAGGCTGAACTGTTTCTCTGTCCCACTCCCACGGGGGTGGGAAATAAGCTAAGTGAAGCATACAGTATGTTCATCCTTCCATAGGAGAGAGAGCAATGGTTCAACCTATATGCTAACCAAAAGGACTGGAGAAAGGGGCTTGTGGACTGGGAAGATCTAAAATACACGTGGTGACAGTGAACATTCATTTTCATTCAGAGTGATACAGCTTTGGAGAAGCAGAAGCAACTGTACCAAAACAATAATCAAATTGAACACCACACAGGTTGTCTTGTTAAGAATCAAGAATGTATTGGATGTGATAGGGCCCTGCACAAGTGCTTCATCAACTGTTTCTATTTACCAAGGACAATCCTTTTCTGGTACCTGTCCCTGGTAGCCCACTGTCCTGCTTGTGTCCTGTTTTGCCTTTTGGGAAGATATTGCAGGATACctgcttttaaaattaaattagtgtGTGTATACATTTGCACCAAATATCTCTAGGTTTCACCTCCCTCTCACAGTTCTCTGAATAGGCTGGTGGATTAGATGGTTcttcaccagggatggggaatctgtggccctctagatgttgttggattcatcagcccgagccagcaagGCCCATGGTCAgttatgatgggagctgtagtccaacaacatctggagggttacaggtttcccatccctaatctaaATACTTGCAGACAGACCCACATGCCAGGACACTGCTCCATCTCCCACCCTTTACTCCTCCTTTTGATTTAACACTTATTGTTAATTGTTGCTAAAGttacagttctaaacacacttactagagaaagccccactgaacccagtTATTCTGAGTTAATATGCATctgattgcactgtaagtgtttTTGATCTACAGCAATCCTGTTACAACTACAATCTGATCCACTATGGGGTTAAACATTCTATTGAAAATTCTtaagtttgtatgtgtgtgttttaaataagTAAGTGTTATAGTTCGCTAACATGCTCAGCTTCAGAAGTCAGTGCAGGACAGGCTACAgcagaataaataaatgcaatggaCAGTTAGTAAATCTAAAAATTCCTTGATTTGACCTGTGTCATCGATACTGACCCCACTCCAACTCTCCAAGTCTGCTAAGTTTGGTTAAACATAATAAGCATTATGATTGACATAGTCCTAATGTGTCAGGCATATTAGACCCAGGGCTTGTCTGACCATTTGGCAGAGTGAGACAGCTAGCCTCAGTAAGCAGGTTTGGGGGTGCCATGAGAAGACTGAAAATTGTTGCAGTTATTTCATTTATCACATTTTTCCCACCGTGGAAACCctctgggattttctgcctcttcAACCACCAACATTTCTTATTCTAGCATATCACAAGtgcactgacacacacacaccagacctgTGTCTTGAAGCACATTTTGCAGGTTTCATCACTAATAATGCATTCATGGTGGTTTTATACTCTGTTTGATTAGCTGTGCTGCGGTACTTCCCATCCaaaagagctccaaatcaactttaattgtgcaaccagaATTTGCTGatttgtgactgaatcccacctaaaactagtgacagtctggaagctccCAAGGGCCCCTTCATTCTCATTGGTTGGGGGCCAGGGCAGCAAGAGCTCTGGTGCTATTGTAATTGGCTTCTTTTCTTTCAGGCCAGCAGAAAAGCCGGGACCAGAAGCAAAGCTTCTGCAAAGCATGCTCAGCGGGGCTCTTCCAATGTTTTCTCCATGTTTGAGCAGTCGCAGATCCAGGAGTTCAAGGAGGTGAGGGGCTCACAGACTGTTTTCCCGTTCAGCCAAGGAAATGAATTCAAGCTGGCATCCAGTGGGAATGCCACTGAAAGGTGGACTCTGAAGGTTGGATCCAGGttaaggctgccatcctatacccacttcTTTGAGAattagtctacactgactggcagcaactctccaaggcatgatgggagtctttcccagctgacAACCTGGAGAggttggggattgaaactggacaGTTCTGCATTCAaaactcttccactgagctacagtgggAAAGAGATGGGGGATCTCTTTGGGTCGGTTGTTTGCACGATGTAGAACTCTGGAAGATCAGTGCTCTAAATTGCCGCCACAAGTACAAGAGGCTCCCCCTGCagtctaggaatgggggagaaattgggttcagtttgcatttaaaggcaaacttacctaatgctcacttcctgaaacaatatgtgaaccaaataCAGCTCCCCTTCACAATTCTcactgctccaaattttgcaatgaagttctctgccaagcaaactgtaaaaaaaagaaaagaaagcatttaCTAGAGTAAAATGTGCATCAAAATAcatgtttgtgaaaataacatacaaaaatgcattatacttagaaagaaattgcttgcaaaaatgtgtccattaggcaaaactgcaattaaaaagtgtacattacaattcacattaaaatgctggagaattttcatggtttggaaaaaaaagaataaatcacaaacagatgtggaaatgtggagaccttagaaatgagaaattgagaaaagccaaaactgacagatttgcacaTCTCTACTGCGGACAGTCGCCCTTCAACTGCCCCTGCATAGACCTGTAAAATCACTTAaatcatctggggaaattctactTGTGGCATCGCACCCTACAGCATATCATAGGGTGGTGATCTGAAAACTGGCATTTCCTCGTATTTCCACTGTACTATGGAATGACCATGTCCTTCTATCATATGTGGGCaggaaccatcagttgcttcagatgccTTGTACAGACATAtcttttttgcccaggctttccctgacccataagactaGACTCTGTTTTACAGATTGGATTTCTTGAATtcctctttttatttgtattcctTCACATAGCTCGTGGtgaaactacggaatttgctcccacaggaagcagtgatggccaccaacttggatggctttacaagaggattagacaaattcatggaggataaggctatcaatgactaatAAGCTTTCAGGTCCTGCTAGCAAGCTGACCATAGGCATCACTGATGGTGGGGAGAATGAGCTAGCCAATGCAGATTTTGTCGAGCCGATGTAGATTTTAAGGTTTGAATTATAGGCTCAGAAAatgcaaaagaaaaggaaaaactgaTTTGTATAACTTGTGAAAATAGGCAGAGTGGCTGCTCAGCTCATGAAGCAGCACAATCCGTTTCCCCTGCTCTAGAGAGATAACAGCAAGGCTGGACATGTGGTTCAATTAAAGGTGAATAGGAGGGGGACTGGAACATatttgtgtgagtgtgtatgttatTATAGTGGCAGAAAGGAATTagatgagagagaaagaggattTAACTTTACTTGTCTTTTCCCAAGGCATTCAGCTGCATTGACCAGAATCGAGATGGCATTATCAGTAAATCAGACTTGAAAGAGACGTATGCTCAACTGGGTGAGTGTCTCCAGTGGTTATATACTTGCACTCTGCACAAGCACAGGGGATTCTTCTCTATCAGACAATTAACAAGCACAAGGAAAAACAAGTAGCCAGGCCCAGAGTAAGGGTTTTGAGGGCCTAAGGGTAGTAGGGTGGATGGGCCTaagtactgtttatttatttcagctaTTTATATCCCAATTAATCACCAAAGTTTCTAAGATTACACAAAGCGTACAgcagataaaatcaattaaaattaatcataCAAACAGAAAACTTGtttaaaatgcctgttgaaatagaACGGTCTTCGTCAAGTGCCTGAACAGGGAAGGGGCCTGTCTGACCTCAGCTGGGATGGAGTTCCACATAAATGGGCCCACAGTACTGAATACATGGCTCCTGGTGGATGTGAGCCGTGCATCTGAGTCATCATGGGGGACCACTGTGTATGCACTAGATATAAACTTCAGATGCAAATTATTCTctaaaccaggggttcccaaactttggtcTATGGACTACTTGTGGTCTGtgaccttcattcaggtggtctgtggcatgttggTGGATCTGTGGTTGAAGACAGAAGAAAGCACAtccattgtattaaatattcatattgatttttaattgtatttttattgctgcttttatttcttatatagtatTTCATTGTTACCATTTGAACTCTGTGGAGTGCAAGtcgcaatacaataaaatacaatatttaagaaatagaataagcaataaaatacaattaaaaattatattgtgtctagcatagcacattacaattgctacaacaggcaaaaagaaTCATTAAGTTGTCCActgagaccctcagcaattttcaaggggtctcaagtttgggaaccactgcactacaaATATTTTTTCCTTATTTTCCTGGCTTTGGCTCTCGCAAAGTCATGAAAGATGTtgttcctccaaggggctcaagatGGCACACACGCATGGATTTCTCCCCCCTCCACCATCCTGTCAACAACAGCCCTGTGGGGGAGATAAGACTAAGGGGGACAGAGTCACTGTCCCAAGGTCATCTAGtatgagcttcacggctgagctGGGAAACTGAGGGCATAACAAAAAAACAGAAACCTGAGAGTCTAAAGCTATAGCCTTATTTGCCTAAATCATGATAATTCAGCCCTGCAGGTGGCTGTGCCATGGCTGTGCCATGGTATGAGATGCTCAAATTGAAAAGACAGTTTACTAGCTTCTAACAGAGATTCTCTCCTCCTGAGCTGGCAAGCTGGATCCAGTTAAACAATTCTCTACTCTTTTAGCCATGAAAGCTTTCTGAAAATGTAAACTCTCCAGCTAGGGATACTAGGTGGTCTCGTAATGTGGAAAGTGACATTATAAAAGACTTAAGATCTACTAGTGAAGGCCTAGAATATAGGAACCTGCTTTATATCTGCTCAATTTGTCCCTCTAGCACAACATTGCCTATATTCTCACTAGCACGAGCTCTctaaggtctcaggcagagagaaaTTTTCTCCATCGCCATCTTCaccatttaaaaacaagaaaGGAAAGTACAAACTGGACATGTCAGAGATGGACCCTGAGACTTCCTACCTGCAGAACATGAATTCTGTTACCAAGCTATGGTGCCTCATTGCCTCAGGTTCGTTCCTTGAAgacagtcttctccaggctggtgccttccagaagttttAGAGTTCATCTCTCATTACTGGCACTGAAGTCGAAAACCTTTGGAGGACACCATACCAAGTTGGGGCTGCTTTAGGGAAGCTAAGGTTGCTGTCTACTAGgagcaaattttaaaacaggaaagggttgtcattcagtggtagagcatctgctgacACCCCCAAGTTCAACCACCAGCATtaccaggtaggtctgggagagaccctttcctggaaccttggagagccgctgctagtcagtgcagacaatactgagctagatggaccaatggtttaactcaagataaggcagtttcctatgtctgAAAATTCACAATGACCTTCCTAATGGAATGCAGCAGGGAAAGAGCCCATCTGCTAATCTGCAGAGCTGCTGGTGACATAGCACGCGTGTTATTTCTGGAGCCCAGAGCACTTCACTATTCTTCAGCTCCAGATGGTGTCATTTTTGATAAACAGCTCGTCAGTTTCAGAAGAGGCCTTTGCAGTACATAGGGGGATGGTGGTGGCAGTGATTGTGGTGTTGGTGTTGCGTGGGCAGTGTACAGTTTCAATTTTGGAGAGCTGCTCCTTCTAGCCCAGAAAAAGAAGCCCACAAACTAAAAAATGCCAGTGGCAAAGATGTTTAAGGGAAGGCATGTATTCAAATGGCATGATCTCCAAAGTGGATACTCTGGGAAAGTCTGTTGAATGTAGTACTGGGCCAATATTGCTGCCCGAGCTTTTGGGGAGGGGCATTCataggggaaggggcaaaaatgATATGCCTCCAaagacagggtggtggtggatgaaatTTCCCCCAAGGTTTCAGTGTGGGGATGTTTGGCTTATCTTGGGAACTAGACCAGTCTTGTCTACCTACTGTCCtctacatgttgctggactatgactaCCATCGTCCATACTGAAAGCAGGAATGCGTATATAACTGCCTGGAGGCCATCATTAGCACCAATCTTCATGaacgcacaataaaaaggacattttGGAGTGTCCCATGGAGTTTACTGGGGCCCTGCTTTCTCTATAGGGAAACTGAACGTGAAGGATGAAGAACTGGAAGAGATgctgaaggaagggaaagggccgATTAACTTCACTGTCTTCTTAACACTCTTTGGGGAGAAACTGAATGGTGAGTTGCTGCTGCCATGGCCAAGGACCTTGTTCACTAACCCTCAGGCTAGCTCTTGCTTTGGGCCAAAACTCCTGAACATACTGCGATAAGTGACAAGAAAACTGATTTATCTCTAAGGATGCTTCCAGTCTGTCACTAccttcaggtgggattcaatcatataacaacaaattcaggttgtgcaagcAGGATTTGAGCACAATAACATTCTCCCCCCAAAGGCGAAACTCTTTTATATGCTTGCTGCATACTCCTCAGTAACAACCTATACAGTAAGGGTTATATTTAAGTAAGTCCTACCCACTGAGATgaacaaacctaagttagtcctgtctattaacttcaatagggtcaactctgagcaggactagcactgaatagcaCACTTAAtttggaggtcttgtgcaacaaatccactactctcccaccccctcaaaaaaaactgataaggaaagtgacaggaaatgcactggaaagtgtaggataagATTTTCCTGATGCAACGTCATCTAACTTCCCGGCAACtaattagaatgaatgctcaataaatagatgATGTCATCTAACCACCTGCaacctttgtgcaaacaaatcaggatgaatgctcaatgaacaggcCATCTGGAAACAACCTGAGAAAGGGATGCTGGCTTTTGGGAGGAACTGGCCATTCAGCTGAAGAGGCTGCATCCGCCAATGTTGTCTGTCTACTAGTGGAAGGGCTCTTGTGCTGGCTTTAATGTTGCACCATAGGAGGagtccaatgcaacagttgcgcTAGGGGAAACTCACTGTGCAACAGATTGCCACAATCTCTTGCTCAACAAAGTTATCAGCAACCTGCTTGTGCATTTTCTTGTGCAACCATGTCCCCCTGGTGCAAGAAAATTCACCAGCAGAACACGTATACCACTAATAAGTTACTTTAACTTAGTGCTGCATTGAAGACAACCCAATGAGTTATTCTGGAAAAGAATGCCAATATGGTTGCTCCCACAGTATGATGAATATTGCTGCTCATGAGATTCCCATATGTATTTAATACAGTACTCAGTCAAGGACAATGTGCCATGGAAACTGACATTGGGACTGACAAGAAGTTCTTGAGAAAAGACAAAACTGAATCAGTTCCATTGGTCAGTTCCCTTAATTTTAAGGTGTAATTTTAAGGAGCTAAGTTGTGATGCTTTTTTGTCTTAGAAATCTCTCCCTCCCGAGAGGCCCGGCGATTGTTTGGTTTAGTTCTGTTGAATTCCCATTTCCTCCCTGGAACTTCACAACTTTCAGacgccctgccccccccccccagccaaccACAAGAGGGCCTGTCCTCAGTTTGAGAATCCTTGCTTGTAAGTGAGCAATTGTTCTCTTCCACAGGCACTGATCCAGAAGAATCCATCCTTGCTGCCTTCAAGTTATTTGACCCCAGTGGAACTGGCTATGTGAACAAAGATGAGTAAGTATATTCAGTATGATTCAGCTCCTGGGTACAGCCAACTGGATTCTGATGACTGGCTTAACCAATGGGaaagggttgtggctcagtggtagagcatctgctttgcatgcagaaggtctcaagttcagtccctggcacctccaggtaaggctgggagagagaccCCTctgtgaaatcctggacagctgctgctggtcagagtgtagacaatcctgacctagatggcccaatgacctgactcagtataaggcaacttcctatgttttttCTATAGTCACTGCAGGCCCTTGTTTGCCTAGCAGAGAAAATGTTAGGGAAGGACCATGgtgcagtggtagagcacatagtttgcatgcaaaagttcccaGATTCAGAGAGCTGGAGAGCTGTCAAttcgtgtagacaatactgagctaggtggaccaatcacgtgactcagtataagacagcttcctatgttcatattaGGGATCTGCATGTTGTGCTTGAATTAACAGTGGCTTTTTATTTCTAATTTGGTTTCCAGGTTTAAACAACTCCTGATAACTCAGGCTGACAAGTTCTCTCCTGAGGAGGTGAGGTGACTCTTCTAGTGTACCACAGTTTGGCATGTGTACCATACCTTCCCTCCTTAAACCTAAATTTCCCTTTAGCAGGAATCTTCTTCTTTCACAGGCTTCAAATCTGGGAGTTACCTTTTGACAGATGCATTTGATATAGGGCTATGTTTTGAAATTTGTAGGACTGGCGCAGAATGGCAAATCATTCCAGTGAGTTTCAACAGCCCTTTGGAAGAAGGGCCAATCTTTTCCATTTGGCTGCTTGGGGATGGTCTctaggggaaaaaaaaaaaagcttggacAGGACAATCAATTGTCCTCGagggacagacagaaggaaggaaCAGAGGGAGAAGTCAGCCCTGCCTCAGCAAGGTCTGAGGAAAAGGGAACACCAGAGAGAAAGGGGAGAAGAGATGAAGGGTCTGGGACTGTTAACCCCTGTAGTGAGTTAGGGAGGGGGAGGTGTACAGGATAGAGGGAAACTTTGCATTAACACAGAGAGGTGTCCTGTGATGAAAGGAGGTACCCAAGTCGCTGAGTAGGAGCCCCACCAGGAGGATCTCTGAACAAGGGCCACATGGGGTTCTGAGGACCCTCAGGATTGTAGGCAGGGTGAATGCGGACCGCAATGGATTCCAATAGTCGTTCCCTGCCATTCGTTTTTGTCTGCCCCATCAAGGACTCTCTCTTTAgccatgtcttttttttttaacctcggtattagggatggaaatatttgtcaattttggttctctctgtttctcatttttccaattttaaattgagttctctacatttctgcagcaatttgcgatcttttaaaacaaaatcctcattaaaattctctagcattttagtgcaaatttctgctactTATCACattttgtaatgtacacatttttgcaagccatttctcctaatataatgcatttctgcatgtaactgtcacacatatattcatttatatgcacacattcccctaatatatgcatttttgtaaacattgtttggttggagaactgcattgcacaattcagatgtgtgcaaatcttgaaggatggctgtgtttcaattctcatattgttttggaaagtgcaaatttgatagattcagcttcaaatacgAACTGaataatcaaaattctcacccatccttagtttTCATAATGTCAAAATGGTTGCACATTGAGAGGTTGATAATAGCTGGAAGTGAACATTTTGGCTTTTATC
This genomic window contains:
- the MYL7 gene encoding myosin regulatory light chain 2, atrial isoform, producing MFEQSQIQEFKEAFSCIDQNRDGIISKSDLKETYAQLGKLNVKDEELEEMLKEGKGPINFTVFLTLFGEKLNGTDPEESILAAFKLFDPSGTGYVNKDEFKQLLITQADKFSPEEVEQMFAVAPIDVAGNIDYKSLCYIITHGDEKED